A single genomic interval of uncultured Desulfobacter sp. harbors:
- a CDS encoding NAD(P)H-quinone oxidoreductase: protein MTSTLPEQMKVIEITEPGGPEALSVGSRPLPQPKPDEVLIKVAATGVNGPDIVQRRGHYPPPKGASDLLGLEITGTIVAVGSDVNDWSVGDQVCALTNGGGYAEYCAVLAPHCLPIPKGLSLVEAAGIPETFFTVWSNIFMGAGLKEGEIFLVHGGSGGIGSTAIMLAKAFGAKVYATDSPAERCEACKGFGADRVIDYNTEDFVEVVRDEVKGANVILDIVGGDYIARNIKAAAPDGRIVQIAFNKGSKVEINLMPIMLKRLLFTGSTLRSRPDASKSEIAAQLREKVWPLIEAGKIKPSVHKTFPLEQAEEAHRLMESAKHVGKIILEI from the coding sequence CGGAACAGATGAAAGTGATTGAAATTACCGAACCGGGCGGTCCCGAGGCCCTTTCTGTGGGAAGCAGACCTCTGCCCCAGCCGAAACCGGACGAGGTGCTGATCAAGGTGGCGGCCACTGGTGTAAACGGACCCGATATAGTTCAGCGTAGAGGGCATTATCCGCCGCCAAAGGGCGCATCAGACCTTCTGGGCCTGGAAATCACAGGCACCATTGTTGCCGTCGGCAGCGATGTCAACGATTGGTCTGTGGGAGACCAAGTCTGTGCCCTGACCAATGGCGGCGGTTATGCCGAGTATTGTGCGGTTCTGGCGCCCCATTGCCTGCCGATTCCAAAAGGCTTGAGTCTGGTGGAAGCCGCGGGTATTCCCGAGACGTTCTTCACGGTGTGGAGCAATATATTCATGGGGGCCGGACTCAAAGAAGGGGAAATCTTTCTTGTCCATGGCGGTTCCGGCGGTATCGGCTCAACGGCCATCATGCTTGCAAAAGCTTTCGGCGCAAAGGTGTATGCCACCGACAGCCCTGCAGAACGATGTGAAGCCTGCAAAGGTTTCGGTGCCGATCGGGTTATTGACTACAACACGGAAGATTTTGTTGAAGTTGTTAGAGATGAAGTCAAGGGTGCCAATGTCATTCTCGATATTGTCGGAGGAGACTACATTGCACGCAATATCAAGGCGGCGGCGCCGGATGGACGCATCGTTCAGATTGCATTTAACAAGGGCTCCAAAGTCGAGATCAATCTGATGCCCATCATGCTGAAACGTCTCCTTTTTACGGGCTCCACCTTGCGCAGCCGTCCGGATGCCTCCAAATCTGAAATTGCGGCACAGCTCAGGGAGAAGGTATGGCCGCTGATTGAAGCGGGAAAAATCAAACCGTCTGTCCACAAAACATTTCCCCTGGAGCAGGCTGAAGAGGCCCATCGGCTTATGGAAAGCGCAAAGCATGTTGGTAAGATTATTCTCGAAATATGA